One window of Catonella massiliensis genomic DNA carries:
- a CDS encoding Csac_0668 family 2Fe-2S cluster-binding (seleno)protein has protein sequence MNQSCUVSTQKTIGTMEEKEYCPKCHEIGEKVKNITVKHMVSENLMGKVVDEETYYLCMNEDCDAVYYNLNNEKVFYKEDVKVPIWLKKNANPKYICYCNQVTEQQIINAVLYDGAKNIKDIIRLTGAMKNGKCEINNPLGKCCSPFIQETINKALNSKK, from the coding sequence ATAAATCAATCTTGCTGAGTTTCAACACAAAAAACCATTGGTACAATGGAAGAAAAAGAATATTGCCCCAAATGTCACGAAATAGGAGAAAAGGTTAAGAATATAACTGTAAAGCATATGGTATCAGAAAACCTTATGGGAAAGGTTGTAGATGAAGAAACTTACTATTTATGTATGAATGAAGATTGTGATGCCGTGTATTATAACTTAAACAATGAAAAAGTTTTTTATAAGGAAGACGTAAAAGTTCCTATATGGTTAAAAAAGAATGCAAATCCCAAATATATATGCTATTGCAACCAAGTTACAGAACAACAAATTATAAACGCTGTTTTATATGATGGTGCAAAGAATATTAAAGATATTATTAGACTTACAGGGGCAATGAAAAATGGAAAGTGCGAAATTAACAATCCTTTGGGTAAATGCTGTAGTCCTTTTATTCAAGAAACCATCAATAAAGCATTAAATAGCAAAAAATAG
- a CDS encoding DUF5716 family protein: MREKAGLLVGMDICEDYVQLTYYDNELLSPESVSRGEGEEQYLIPARLAYRKSKNDWIIGDELDKEEPGDIVEVQDFIKNACLYEEIRVYDKTYKAKQLMKIFLEALLNVLNSFYPFNEIEYMGITFPTVTKEMSFMMNAVLKELGFEKEKYILLTHDEAFLYYTINQKIELWLNDTALFELEEDGLHFRILTISKKLEPITAKISKKEKAEKLNKSLVRSNQEESANLFHTLSLMALEESTVSTIYAVGRGFIDAWADGVLRKLSPGRRIFRGQNLYAKGACLAAKDKTSDEPTDIVLMEEDKTTVGFSLMAVKDGKNTEITLLKPALKWYEAETEIDLIIKDEDELGIQINDFITKKTSQRFISFSGISTAEAGLTRIRLSLKFTNRDTCIIKASDLGFGSFVPTTNRVWELIWEK, from the coding sequence ATGAGAGAGAAGGCAGGACTTTTGGTAGGAATGGACATTTGCGAGGATTATGTCCAGCTGACCTATTATGATAATGAGCTTCTTTCACCTGAATCAGTCAGCAGGGGGGAAGGAGAAGAGCAATACCTTATACCTGCGAGACTGGCGTACAGAAAAAGTAAAAATGACTGGATAATAGGAGATGAGTTAGACAAAGAAGAGCCAGGAGACATTGTCGAAGTACAGGATTTTATCAAAAATGCCTGCCTTTATGAAGAGATAAGGGTATATGATAAGACCTATAAGGCTAAGCAGCTGATGAAGATATTTCTTGAGGCTTTGTTAAATGTACTAAATAGCTTTTATCCATTTAACGAGATAGAATATATGGGAATTACTTTTCCTACAGTTACAAAAGAGATGTCATTCATGATGAATGCTGTACTTAAGGAGCTGGGATTTGAGAAGGAAAAGTACATTCTTTTAACTCATGACGAGGCATTTTTATACTATACTATCAATCAGAAAATCGAGCTTTGGCTAAATGATACTGCTTTATTTGAACTTGAGGAAGACGGACTTCACTTTAGAATACTTACCATATCCAAAAAGCTTGAGCCTATAACAGCTAAAATAAGCAAAAAAGAGAAGGCTGAAAAGCTTAATAAGTCCTTAGTTAGAAGCAATCAGGAAGAAAGTGCCAATTTGTTTCATACCCTATCTCTGATGGCTCTTGAAGAATCTACAGTTTCTACCATATATGCGGTAGGAAGAGGCTTTATAGATGCTTGGGCAGATGGAGTACTTAGGAAGCTTTCTCCGGGAAGAAGAATATTTAGAGGACAGAACCTATATGCTAAGGGAGCGTGCCTGGCCGCAAAAGACAAGACCTCAGATGAACCAACAGACATAGTGCTGATGGAGGAGGACAAGACAACAGTAGGCTTTTCGCTTATGGCTGTAAAGGACGGTAAAAATACTGAGATTACACTCTTAAAGCCTGCACTAAAGTGGTATGAAGCAGAAACTGAGATTGACCTAATTATTAAGGATGAAGATGAGCTGGGTATACAGATAAATGATTTTATTACAAAAAAAACCAGCCAGAGATTTATATCATTTTCGGGAATTAGCACTGCTGAAGCAGGATTGACTAGAATAAGGCTGTCACTTAAATTTACAAACAGAGATACCTGCATCATAAAAGCCTCTGATTTGGGCTTTGGGAGCTTTGTACCTACCACAAACAGAGTCTGGGAGTTAATATGGGAAAAGTAA
- a CDS encoding thioredoxin family protein: MAICYKPLWHLLVEREMNKEDLKRAANITSKFNILAIRENWCIDSIINIPVVHWLEKNNENKKLKVIDTDSYSKFMPNEKVITPTFIIMNQEYQEIGKWVQYPKRIIDVVESKDQFEL; this comes from the coding sequence ATGGCAATTTGTTATAAACCATTATGGCACTTATTGGTAGAAAGAGAAATGAACAAAGAAGACTTAAAAAGAGCTGCAAACATAACAAGCAAATTTAATATACTTGCGATTAGAGAAAACTGGTGTATTGACTCTATAATTAATATTCCTGTAGTTCATTGGTTAGAAAAAAATAATGAAAATAAAAAACTTAAAGTAATAGATACAGATAGTTACAGTAAGTTTATGCCTAATGAAAAAGTTATTACACCAACATTTATTATTATGAATCAAGAATATCAGGAGATAGGGAAATGGGTTCAATATCCTAAAAGAATAATAGATGTGGTTGAATCTAAGGACCAGTTCGAGTTATAG
- a CDS encoding AAA family ATPase, with amino-acid sequence MGLFHKKVKEIEQVEEKVDYEEEARSICEKIDKANLQIKIIKKEYDEVNRYLQDAQIIDGLPEEPKKELLTYAKYILDLRKDISKLESKRTELTEFEFGVMERYEDIIPDEIKRLKKEEEYEQTIKSDLRKLSGEKAVLRHEEEVELSRKAFLGKLGLVAGTIIGLLLLMYLILYMIFDTFADIAFILTIIGGVVIAFYIFIETDKNSKALKLNAAKENKLINLTNTVKIKYVNQKSSLDYSHDKYAVNNVFELEYRYNQYMSYKEDEMKRRKANSTYEFYNNKYKDLLFQYKVHDAEVWSYQAGAVVDPKEMVEIRHKLNERRQKLREQLSENTETISKLGERLTEIGKKSEELGIMVNGMMEFYGFGAVPSGTRKKTRTISINTNVSTSIK; translated from the coding sequence ATGGGCTTATTTCATAAAAAGGTAAAGGAAATTGAGCAGGTTGAGGAAAAGGTTGATTATGAAGAGGAAGCCCGCTCGATTTGTGAAAAGATTGACAAAGCCAATCTTCAAATCAAAATCATAAAAAAAGAGTATGATGAAGTAAACCGTTATCTACAGGATGCTCAGATAATTGACGGTTTGCCTGAAGAGCCAAAGAAAGAACTGCTTACATACGCAAAGTACATACTTGACCTAAGAAAGGATATATCAAAACTTGAAAGTAAGAGAACTGAGCTTACCGAGTTTGAGTTCGGGGTTATGGAAAGGTATGAGGATATAATTCCTGACGAAATTAAAAGACTGAAAAAAGAAGAAGAGTACGAGCAAACTATTAAAAGTGATTTGAGAAAGCTATCAGGTGAAAAGGCAGTGCTTAGGCATGAAGAGGAGGTAGAGCTTAGCAGAAAAGCATTTCTAGGGAAGCTGGGCTTGGTAGCAGGAACAATTATAGGCTTACTTTTGCTTATGTATCTTATTCTTTATATGATATTTGATACCTTTGCTGATATTGCATTTATACTTACCATAATAGGCGGTGTTGTTATAGCCTTTTATATATTTATTGAAACTGATAAAAACTCGAAGGCACTTAAGTTGAATGCTGCTAAGGAGAATAAACTGATTAATCTTACCAATACAGTTAAGATTAAGTATGTTAATCAAAAGTCATCTCTAGATTACAGCCACGATAAGTATGCGGTAAACAATGTATTTGAGCTTGAGTACAGGTACAATCAGTATATGTCCTATAAGGAAGATGAGATGAAGCGCAGAAAGGCCAATTCAACTTACGAGTTTTACAACAACAAGTATAAGGACCTGCTCTTTCAGTATAAGGTTCATGACGCTGAGGTATGGTCTTATCAGGCTGGAGCGGTAGTAGATCCTAAGGAAATGGTTGAAATAAGACATAAGTTAAATGAACGAAGGCAAAAGCTAAGGGAACAGCTAAGTGAAAATACTGAAACAATATCAAAGCTAGGGGAGAGGCTTACTGAGATAGGAAAGAAGTCTGAAGAACTGGGAATCATGGTCAATGGGATGATGGAGTTCTATGGATTTGGAGCAGTTCCAAGTGGGACAAGGAAAAAAACAAGGACTATCTCAATAAATACTAACGTAAGCACAAGTATAAAATAG